A stretch of DNA from Spirosoma endbachense:
ACCACCCGACATTTCGCTGCCGATGACAAATCCACCATGTGCGTGATATACCCGGCAATTACGAACAAGTATGTTCTCCGTTGGAACGCCCCGTTTGCGGCCCTGCTCGTCGCGACCGGATTTGATGCAGATACCATCATCACCCACATCGAACGTGCAATTTTCGACCAGACCATTGCGGCACGATTCAAGATCCAGACCATCGCCGTTCTGTGCGTACCACGGATTTTTCACATTGAGATTACGTAAGGTAATGTGCTCACACAAAAGCGGGTGCAGGCACCAGGCCGGAGAATTCTGAAAGGTGACACCCTCCAGCAGAATCCGCTTACAGCGTGTCAGACTCAGCATGTTCGGCCGTAGAAAATCTTTAATATCCAGGTAGTCGCCGGGCGCTCCATCTTTTTTTATCGTTGCAGTAGCCCCCTTTAGCGACTGCGCCGACGGATACCAGGAATCCTGTTTATCGTTTAGCACACCACCCGATGCAACGAGTTTTTTCCACTGATCGGCGGTGAGCTTGCTTTTCTTCACCATTCGCCAGACCTCCCCGGCTCCATCCAGAATACCGCTACCGGTTATGGCTATGTTTTCCAGATCGGTACCAGAAATGGGAGCCTGATTTCGGACGGCATCCTCCCCTTCCCAGGTTGTTTTAACCAGTGGGTAGGCATCCCGTTGATTGGTGAATTGTAGCAAGGCTCCGCTGGCGACGTGTAGATTCACGTTACTTTTCAGGGCAATCGGGCCAGTCAGCCACAGCCCGTGCGGAACAAGTACCACGCCCCCTCCACCCCGATTGCATTGCTCGATGGCTTTGTTAAGAATAGCCGTATTGAGTGTCAATCCATCAGCAACAGCGCCCAGCTTGCTGATGTTAATGGTATCTTTTCGGAAAGTCGGGGTAATAACTGGCGGCAAATCGTAGCGAAAAGCAGCATTCAACGAAACCAGCGGGTTCGTGTTGGGCCCATCTGTGAGATGAACTCCTGCGTCTGGTCGAAAAGCCGCAGCAACCCCCAGAAGGGCTAATCCAGTGAGTATTTTCATGATGTCTTTTTCAGGGTCAGTGCAATACGAATTGGTGACGTCAAGTCATGTTGGCGACTTCCAATCCGGCAATTTCTCCCTAAAGTGACAGCAAATGCAGTACTCTTTCAAGAATGCCTTTACCTTTTTTTACGCAAACGTTCCCGGCAACGTTGTCATCACGCCCGGTTGACTACGATTCTCCGGTCAAAATGAGAAAAGCTGATTGTTACCAGAACAATCAGCTTTTCTCATCAGGGTTTTTCCTGGTCGATTTTCAAGGTCTCATTTCACCCCAAAAGCGGCCATTTATCGGCTTGCTATCAGGCCTTTATTTTGTTACAAATTTCCCTTTTTCATTTCTTTCACGGCATGATCAGCGGCACGTGCGGTGATAGCCATAAAGGTCAGCGATGGGTTTTGTGTAGAGGTCGATGTCATGCAGGCCCCATCCGTAACAAACACGTTTTTGCAGGTGTGAAACTGATTCCACTTGTTGAGCAGCGACGTTTTAGGGTCTTTCCCCATCCGGACACCGCCCATTTCGTGAATGTCGAGTCCGGGTGCTTTATCGGGTTTGTCGTGGGTCTGGATGTTCATAAAGCCTGCCACCGTTAGCATTTCGGTCATTTGCTCGTGAAAGTCCTTGATCATCTTTTCGTCATTATCGTCGTAAGCGACCGAAATCCGTAACTGTGGAATACCCCAGGCATCTGTCAGAGCGGGATCAAGCGTCACGTAATTGGTTTCTTTCGGAATGGTTTCGCCCATCATGTGCGAGCCTACGCGCCAGTTGCCGTATTTGGTTTCCATCAAGCTCGTTTTCAGGCTTTCACCCATGCCAGCGGTGTCGACATTCATTACACGATTTGCCCCAAATCCGGCAGCATAACCCCGCAGAAAGTCGGTTTCCTGTTTGAAAACGTTCCGGAAACGTGGGATGTAGCTGCTGTTGGGCCGAATTCCCTCTGTAATGGAGTCAGTAAACCCTTCGTGTTCTGCCGAAATGGTTGTCCGGAAGTTGTGAAATGCTACATATTTCCCCAGCAATCCATTGTCGTTTCCTAATCCGTTCGGGAAACGCGTCGATTTGGAATTCAATAAGATCAGGTTGGAATTCAGACAGGCCGCATTGACAAAAATGATCTTTGCATAATAGTCTTTCGTTTCTTTCGTATGCGCATCGATAACCCGAACACCGGTAGCCTTATTCTTTTTCTCATCGAAAATAATCGAATGCACTACCGAATCGGTTCTTAGCGTCATCTTTCCTGTTTTTGCGGCCCAGGGTAGCGTTGATGAGTTGCTGCTGAAATAACCGCCGTATGGGCACCCGCGCTGGCACAGGGATCGATTCTGACATTGCCCCCGCCCCTGCTGTAGATGAATGGGTTGCGGCTTTGTCAGGTGAGCACATCGGCCAATAATAACGGGCCGGGTATTGTTATAATGTTTTGCCATCTGCTCACTAAAATGCTTTTCAACACAGGCCATTTCGTGAGGGGGTAAAAATTCGCCGTCGGGCAGTTGAGGCAGCCCATCTTTGTTGCCCGAAATACCAGCAAACCGCTCTACATAACTATACCAGGGGGCAATATCGGCGTAGCGGATAGGCCAGTCAACGGCAAAACCATCGCGGGCGGGACCGTCGAAATCGTAATCCGACCAGCGCTGTGTTCCCCGTGCCCACATCAGGGACTTTCCGCCAACCTGGTAGCCCCGAATCCAGTCGAACGGTTTGTCCTGAACGTAGGGATGCTCGGCATCTTTCACGAAAAAATGAGCGGCATCCTCCCGAAACGCATAGCATCGGCTGGCAATTGGATTGGCATCCGTAATTGCCTTCGGCATTTGGCCCAGGTGCGCGAACTCCCAGGGCTGCATCATGGTGGTTGGATAATCGGTAACGTGTTTTACGTCACGGCCGCGCTCCAGTACGAGTGTACGCAGACCTTTGCCCGTTAATTCTTTGGCCGCCCAGCCACCGCTAATTCCCGATCCAACAACAATGGCATCGAATGTGCGCTCTTTGACGGAATCTATATTGAGAAAAGACATGATTCTTTGTTAGAAATGATTTAGAAATAAACTCACTTGTCAAACCCGTAGGGGCAACTATTTTATTACAGACACACAGCCATGATAAAATCCCGGCGCCATGTTGTATTTCAACTGATTAACCATGAAATACTCTGAATTTCTATAGCCCTGAATCGTGAGGTTCTTAATCATTTCAACGAACTGTTTGGCCGCCGGGTCCGATGCGTTTGCCATTTGAGTTAAAACCTCAAGCCGTTGTGGTGTATCGCAGGCAGTGAATGCCTTCGTGTAAGCTTGCTGAGCCGTCTGATCGACCAGCACCAGCCCTTGTTTGAGCGCAGTCTGGGCCGGTTCTCCATAACAATCCTGAATCATGCGCATCGCAAATTGGTGCACTTTAAGCGATTTAGCGCCTGGCGTGTTCGTTTCCGGAATGATCGTTTCTACGAGTTCGCCGAGTAAATCTTCATCACTGACGGGCAAAAAAGAAACGGACCCAATCGACTCCGGTGTCCAGTTTGAGGCCCAGGCAGGAAGGCTCATCAGCCCTCCAAATGCCACGGCTACCTGTTTTATGGCAGAACGTCGTTGCATACTTGCGGTTAGAGTTAAGTACATTTAGTTGTTAGTAGATTCTGAACAGCATGCGTTATTTTCGTACGTACAAATGGTGTAGATTAGCTCCTTAACATTTATTCGTTTGATAGCATACGCCCCATCAGACAAAATAAGGTCAACAATAACTAAAAATAAATCAAAATAAGAAAAAGCACTGGCTAATAAATTCTAATTATCAAGCCAGTAAATTCATAAGAAATGGATTTTATATAAACTTTTTTCAGGGCACGACCTAAAAATATAATCTCCTAAATAACAATAGTTTAACTAGACATAAGCCGTAATTAATTTAGTATTTTCGTCTAAATTTACTATTGTCATAAAAGACATATTTTCAATTGAATAACCTTTCGGAACAAGCAATCCACCAATTTTGTAGCTATAACGAATACATACCTGCCTATCATTATGGCGAAAAATAATAAAGCTGTACAAAAAGGCCCTGATGTTATTTTAATCGGTGCCGGTATCATGAGTGCAACATTGGGCGTGTTGCTGAAAGAATTACAGCCCGATATAACCATCGAAATTTACGAGCGGCTCGATAGCGCAGCCGCCGAAAGTTCCGATGCCTGGAACAATGCGGGCACGGGCCATTCGGCCTTTTGCGAATTGAACTATACGCCCGAAAACGAAGACGGTATGGTCGAATCGGCCAAAGCGGTTAAGATTGCCGAATCGTTTGAACAGTCGAAGCAGTTCTGGGCCTACCTCGTTCAGAACGGGTTTCTTAGCGATGCGCCCAACTTCATTCGCTCTATCCCTCACATGAGTTTTGTTTGGGGGAACGACAATGTGAACTATCTGCGTAAACGCTACGACGCACTCCAGAAAAATTATCTCTTCCACGGCATGCAATACTCCGAAGATCGGTCGCAACTGGCCGACTGGATGCCGCTTGTCATGGAAGATCGCGACCCGGAACAGCCGGTTGCGGCTACGCGCATGGAAATCGGCACAGATGTAAACTTCGGTGCACTGACGCGGGCTATGTTTCGGCGTCTGTATGACATGCCTGGGGTTCGCCTTTACTTTGCCCACGAGGTTCGCGACCTGTGGCGTTCCAAATCGCTTGGCGGATGGAAAATACGGGTAGAAAATGTAACGACCAATCAGGTTCGCGACGTACAGACCCAGTTTATATTCATCGGTGCCGGGGGCGGCTCTCTACGGCTGCTCGAAAAATCAGATATTCCCGAAAGTCGCGGATTTGGCGGCTTCCCGGTAAGTGGTCAGTGGTTGAAATGCGTCAACCCTGAGGTTATCTCCAGACATCAGGCCAAAGTCTACGGAAAAGCTTCCGTTGGTGCTCCTCCCATGTCGGTCCCCCACCTGGACACGCGCATGATTGAAGGCAACCAGGAGCTTCTATTTGGCCCCTATGCGGGCTTTTCGACCAAGTTCCTCAAAAGTGGCTCCTACATGGATTTACCAAAATCCATTCAATTGAGCAACATGGCCCCCATGCTGATGGCGGGTATGCACAACATCCCGCTGACGAAATACCTGATTCAACAGGTGTTACAATCGCCCGAGGATCGACTGGCGGCATTGCGGGAATACTATCCGGATGCTAAAATGGAGGACTGGGAATTAGAGATTGCTGGTCAACGCGTGCAGGTGATCAAGAAAGACGAACACGAAGGTGGTGTACTCGAATTTGGTACCGAAGTAGTCAGTGCCGCCGATGGTAGTATTGCCGCTTTGCTGGGTGCCTCACCCGGCGCATCGACTGCCGTTTCGATCATGCTCGACCTGTTGAAACGCTGCTTCCCGGAACAACTGGCAACCGAAACCTGGCAACAAAGACTGAAAGAAATGATTCCGAGCTACGGTCAGGTGCTGGCCAATAATCCGGAACTGGGCATTGCGCTTCGGAAGCATACAAGCGAAGTGCTGGGTCTGGGGGTGTATGAGTATACCCCAACAGAAAATTAATCAATAAATTCAGTATTCGTTAAACAGGATTGGGTTGTGAGGGTGAAGCGGTGCCTTGGTTTAGAACCGTGGCACGCTTCTCGCCCGCAACCCAATCCTGTTTTTGGCGCACAGCTAACAGTCACTAACCCGACAATTGCTCTGCAACATACCGTTTATATACTTTGCCCACACGCAGCTCTTTTGCTCCAATCCAGAAAGCATCTGGCTCACTTCTGTCTACCTGGGTTATATGGACAATACACGACCGACTAATCCGAATAAATTGTCGCTTAGGTAATCGTTCTTCAGCTTCTTTCAGAGTCAGGCGTGTAACATAGGTTTTCGCTTTCGTAATGACTTTCAAATAGTTTTCCAGACTTTCTATATACTGAATATCCGTGTATGGAATGGCTTCCCGAACACCATCGACCATACAGGAAAAATGCCCTGATTCATCAGATGCGGGCATTGCAGGCATTATAAGTAACTCTTCCGTTTTAGCATGTATGCGCAGATAGCGATAGGTGACAAAAACGCCCAGACCCGTGATGGTGTATACCCAAAAATTGACCAGATAAGGAAGCGAACGGGAGATACTAAACTCAGTGCGAAGGACAAAATTCATGTTGAACGAACCGAGTACCATTAACAGAAAAAACCAGCCGAAGTAAAGCATTTTTTTATCCTGCAAAAACAGCCGCTCGAACAGAATCCGATTGTGAAAAACAATCCAGCCATAGAGCAGCAACAGATACAAATAAGGGGATACTTTAGAAAATCCAGGTCGCCCTTCTATTGCATAAAAGTCGGTAAGATAATGAGCAGCCAGTAATGCTGCCAACCCCAGGAAGTTGCGAACGACGAAATGATCCAGAAGTCGGGTACGTTTCATATGGGCAAATTACGACGCAGAATTAGTACAGTCATCAACTACGTGACAAACGGCCTTCGTCACAGACAACAGCAGTTGGTCACGTAAGTCTTGCATTGGCGATTTAAGCCCTCCAATTTTGACCATACTCCGATCATCACTAAAGCCGTTCGGGTAGCCATCTCTTATGCAACTGCTTCACAACCTTAACATCACCATACACGTAATATTCGGTACGATTGGCTTACTCATTGGCCTGTTAGCTCTCTTCTACCGAAATCGCTCTCAACGGCACATTCGTTACGGCCTATACTTCCTCTATACCCTAACTATCGTTGTAGGAACCGCTTTCATTGGCATCCTCTGTTTCCGCTCCAACCCCTTTCTGCTGTTGTTAACATTATTGGGAGGGTACGTCGGTTATTCTGGCTTCCGGACTATTCGGCTTCGAGAACAGCCAGCCTCCACTATTGATCTGCTGATTTCAATAGGTGTGTTAATAACAGGCGGGATCTATCTAGGATCAATGGAACTGGCGGGTGGTAACTGGTCACCATCGGTAGTTTATCCAACCTTATCGGCATTGGTTCTGGTTGCTGGCTACGACCTGATAAAACGCTTATGGCTGTTCGACAAGCTAAAAACATGGTGGCTATACGAACATATTTATAAAATGATATCGGCCTATAGCGCCATACTTTCTGCATTTTCAGGAACGGTATTTCCTCAATACAAACCCTGTAGCCAGATTTTACCCTCAGCCCTTTGCGTCAGTGCAATTATTTATTTCATCTGGCAGCAGGCAAAAAACAGAAAAAGTGTGTCTAGTCACAGCAAGGGTTTAGGCATGTCTGAGCCAAAGCAAAGCTATAGTTCTTAACATGTCAGTAGCGTTTGATTTCTCTTGTAAGGCCCTTATTCGTAAAGAAAAGTAATTGCCATAATTGCCATTTTTATTAGAAAGTTTAGCAAGTAGCGTAGCGAGATTTTGTCAGTACGATTTTGCAGGACAGCCGATTGACCATTCTGAATTGGCAGTAGGATAACATTGAGCTATATTAGGTAAGTTACGTCTAAATCATTGGCACTATAAAGCATAGATTACAGAATTAAATGATGTAATTTTATCAAGTATTTTTAGTAGCTTATAACCCACAAACAGTTATAGGCACTAAAAGCACGTTTGCCATATACGCAAACGAAAATTCGTTAAAGCATTTAATTTTGTATATGTACCAGGTTGTACAAACTAAAAAATGGAAAAAAGAGCGTTCACCAAAACGCATTTTAGTAATTCGCTTGCAGGCAACTGGTGACGTTATAATAACACTTCCTTTTGTACAGCTCCTAAAAAATGAGCACCCAACTAGTCAAATTGATTTTCTGACTCGAGAAACGCAAGTAAGTATTATTGAAAATTTAGTTGCCGTTACGAATGTAATATCATTTACAAACAGCCATAAACGATGGAAGCAGCTGTTAGCATTGATCATAATTTTGCCCAGATTACTTGTAAATAGATATGATGTAGTACTAGACTTGCAGGTAAACCGTTATTCCAGAATTATCCGACAGTTATTATTCCCAACGGCCTTCAGCGAATTTGAAAAGTATACGCCGTTACCAGCAGTCGAAAGAAATTGGAAAGCTGTTGAGAGGAGTGGCTTAGTGAAGAATTTCGCACATCCAATCTTATCATTTATTAATAATAATACGGGTGGTATAATTTTAAAAGAAAACGGGTGGAATCAACCGAAAGATTTAATTATTTTGAATCCAGCAGGTGCATTTAAAAGTAGAAACTGGCCATTAGCGTATTACGTATCTTTCGCTAGAATTTGGATAAGAAAATACCCAGATTCTCAATTTTTAATATTGGGAATAAATCGAATAGAGCTAAAGGCGAGTTCATTGAAAAAAGAATTAGGAGACAAGATGATCAACCTGGTCTCAAAAACATCGCTACCTGAAGCGTTTGAAATAATTGAAAAATCAACGCTTGTTATATCAGAAGATTCAGGTTTAATGCATATTGCCTGGGCTTTAAAGATACCAACGATAGCCTTGATTGGTTCTACTGATAAAAATAGAAGTTCACAACCAGGGAAGCATCTTGTTACTCTAAATTCTGACGATTTACCTTGTGGTAATTGTATGAAATCTGATTGTATATTTGGAGAGATTCCAAGCTGCTTAAGTCGATACTCGCCGGAGATGATTCTAGATCTAAGCGAGAAATTATTAAAGAGGCAATGAACAAAAAAAGAATTGCAATTATTATTTATGGTGGGGTCGGTGTAGGAATCGGCCTGGAAGGAGTTGTTTGCTTAGTCAAACTATGCGAACAGCTTTCTAATGAATTTGATTTAACTGTTTTTTCGTTAGTTAAGGTTGACAGTAGTTATCAACCAATTGGTTATCAACTGATTGGAACACCATATAATGATCAAAAAGGTATTGTCTGGCGATTTTTATATGTTGGTAAAAGGCTAATTCAATTGCATTTTAAGAAAAAGTATTCGCTGATACATGCTTTCTGGGCGTATCCGGCTGGTCTTTTAGCATTATTTCTTGGAAAAATATTGAGATTAAAAACAATAATTACGTTCATGGGTGGGGAAGTGGCCAATATACCTTCAATAGGATATGGACTATATCAATCTAAATTTAAAAAATTAATTGTCCAGCTTATTGCTAAAAAAGTCGATGTTGTCGTTTCTTTGACGCAACATCACGCGCAAAAGTTAAATGAAAATATATCTTTCAAGCGAATGGAAGTTATCTCATTCGGCGTAAATTTAAGTAAATTTCCAGCTTTAGATAAGCAGCTAGTACCTCCTTATCGATTTCTCTATTTAGGTAATATTAATAAAGTAAAGGACTTGCCTGTACTAATTAAGACGTTTCAACTTATTAATGAAAATGTAGAAGCGAGTTTAGATATTGTCGGTCTAGATACATTGAATGGTGAGATTCAACGAATAGTTAATCAACTAAACCTAACCAATAAAATTCATGTTCATGGTTATTACCCTAACAATCAACTGAGTTTCTTTTTAAGTAAATCCCATATACTATTGCATACATCCCGCTGGGAATCGCAGGCAGTAGTTGTTAATGAGGCATTGGCCGCTGGTGTAGTCGTGTGTGGAACTAAAGTCGGACTAATTGATGATCTAGCTAATAAAATAACCATCGCAGCGCCAGTAGGTGATGCAGATTTACTATCGAAACAAATACTTGATTTATTAGAAAATAGACAAAAATATGAAGAGCTTAAGGCTAATGGTATTGCCTGGAGTGCTAAACATGGATTGCAAATTCAATCTCAAAAATATAATAATTTGTATAATAGTTTATTGAATAGTTGATTAATTAGGAGAAACATCATAGCGGTTTTTCTATTACTATCCATTTAAAGGGACTTGCAGGCATTCCTAGAACTCTATCCCATAAAGATGGTTTACTTTTCTTGATAATGGGGAAATATGGGAGCAAATCCTGATATGTGTGATGGAAATAATAATTGGCCATATCAGGATAGCCAATTAATTGATAATATTCCAGGCTTCTGTTCTTGGCATTGACAACTTCGCCTATCTCATAAAAAGGGCTATCTAAGATATGAATTTCACCAGTTGGTTTTAAGAGTTTAAAAAGGTTATTAAAAAGTTGTCTAATAGAATGAAAATATTGAATAGAAGAATTTAAAACAATCTTATCGAAACATTCGGTCCGAAATAATTCTGTAAAAATATCACCATAGCAGAAAAGTAAATTTGAATTTCCAAAATTTTTCTGAGCCTGTTGTAATTCCGGCATATTAAGATCTAAGCCTAGTACATCAATTTTAGGAATTGAAGCCAATTTCGCAGAAAACCACCCATTCCCGCAACCCAAATCCAAGATTGTTAATGGTTTTTTTTCGGCAGCTACTGAAACACAAAAGCTATTAGCCGTTTGCTTACGCAAGCTCCATTCTCTGAAATGGGGAAAATCTATTGGTACATTGGGTAGATCTTTTACAATTTCATCGCTCAATAGACGATTCTCTTTCGCTCTTACCGCCAGATAGGGTAGCTCATGCGTATATTCAGGCTTATAGCCTGAAAGCAGAAAAACTCCCTCAGCAGTAATCTTATGATCTAGATTTTGTATAATTTCTAAGAGTTTATTCATACCATTGTGGCTCCTTCTTGTTCAGGCTGACGGTATTTAAGCCAAAATCGCTGGAGAAGCTTAAGCTCATAAGGAAAATAAAAAAAATTGGTATTATACCTTGCCTTCGATAATAAAGAAACCATTTTTCGTTGTAAGTTACTCAACTTTATATCTTGTACGGTAGGATAGCGTGCATTCAATACCACTTCAAAATCTCGAATTTTATCAATCATCTTTGAAGTGAGCCAGGGCGTTAGTGGATTTTTACGCAAATCAAAACCTTTCCATTCTTGAGCCAACCAATCTTCCAGTTTTTCTGGAAACTGGAAGCCAGTTGCTTTAACTTTCTCATATAATTCACTACCCTCAGTAAGCACGGGACTATAGACATAGATGATAATCTCAGTCAATGGATTAGCTTTCTTAACTTGTTTTATAAATTCGATATCTTCGTTAATCATCGCCATCACCTGATCAGGTGTTTCAGCGGGAAAGCCTAATACGAATGAATATTCAGGGATTATATTAAATTGGCCAAGCCTTTCGGCAAAACTAATCATCTGAGCCGCATTTTGGGTTCCGCCTTTATCAATTGCTTTAAGCATTTCCTCATTGCCAGTTTCAGCGCCTAAAAAGATCATTCTGCATCCGGCCTTACTCATATAAGCCAACGTCTCATCTGAGAACTTATCCAGGGTATCAATACGAGCCTCACCCCACCATGTAATATTTTCGGTTTCGATCAATTTGCAGAAAGCTATTATTCTTCTTTCCGACACAAAAAAATTATTATCACAAAATTCAACCGAATCAATTCCGTACTTATCTTTTAAATATTTAACATTCTGATATAGTCTCTCAGCCGATTCTCCCTTCCATCGAGCTTCAAATATTGGTACAATACCACAGAAAGAGCACGTAAATGGGCAGCCAAAACTACTATGGTATAACGTGGTTTTTTTCCCTAAATATGTTCGCCCAAAATAAGATCGTATAGGGTAAAACTTATCAAGTTCATGATATGGAAGCGTCTGTAACGAATCCATATCGATCGATGTGATTTTGCGCGTTTTAATGGCTTTATCATTTTCTTTAAAAATTAAGTTATTTATTGTACGTAAATCAAGTGATTTCTCCAAAGTATCCAGTAAAGCTGGAAATGCTAAATCGCCTATTCCATTGACAATGTAGTCTATATATCCCGACTCCATGCAAACCTGATATTGGTTGGATGCGAAATATCCACCCCAAATAGTAATTATATGAGGATATTCTAATTTAATTTTTTTAGTAAATGGAATAGCTTGCCGCAATTGCGGGCCAGGCATAACAGTACATCCAAAATATTTAAATTCTCCTGTATCTAAGAGCGTTTTTATTTTCTTCCAGGGATCATCTTCGCGGTTTCCGTCAATTATAACAAACTCATGTTTACCATAGATCGACGCTGCAACTTGCAGGATCGAAAGCGGAATCCTGGCCTTATATTTAGTTACAAGCGGGTTAAAGAGAATGATTTTATGTTTGGTTTCCATACTAGCCAGGCTGTTTCAAATTTAAAGAGTCATTTGTTGCTCGTGTTTAACGCTAATCTCGTTCATAAGTCAAAACGGATAGTTTGAACAAAAAATACCATTCACCCTTGTCTTTCTTTTCCAATATTTTCTGCCATGAATATCCGCCTTTAATAGCCAATTGATTAATTCTGCCGATGTCACAATCTTCAGAAAGAACCATAATTGCACAACCATCGCTTTCCAAGAAATTCGTCATTTGGCTAAATAACTTACTGAAATACTCAAAGTTTCTACCACAAAACCAAGCCTTTTCAGTATCATTTTTCGGATCTTTAGGATAATAAGGTGGGTTTATTAGGATCAGATCAAATTTTCTATTAGCCATATTTTCAAATAAATCGGAATGGATAACTTCTATTAATGCACTATTTAAATGTGCATTTTTCTTAACAGTATCACAAGCCAATTTACTGATATCCGAAGCAGTAGTCAAAGCACTACATCTTGCCATGCTGATTGAAAGTAATCCAGATCCAGCCCCCAATTCCAGCGTTTTTAAGTTTTTTATTGATTGTCTCTCAATAAAGCCAAGTAGTATCTTAGTGCTTGAAAATAAAGTAGGATGGAATACTCCGCTTGGGATCACTAAGCGAAGACCATTAATTTTTATTTTTCGTTCTTTCGATAAATAATATTTAGTCACTGGAATTAATACCCAATTACCTAAATTTTTATATATTTTTCTCAGGTAAATCATATTATCATGTCTATTAATTTTTAATATATAATCAAAACTCTTTCTTTCTAAAGGTGATGATATAGTAATCACCCATATACTTAAAGGGAAAAATACCGCGATATTTGTCTTCTAGAAATTTTAAGGTTTTCCATAATTTAGAATACGCATTTGGAAAGGTTTCCATGTAGGAGGGCGGGACGATTGTACAAATTCCTTCAATGCTGAGCAAGTCAAAATTATTTTTTAAATTCTTTATTACAAAAGATGGTCGATAATACCAACACAAAAAATGGACGCCTTCTATATGTGCCTTTGCTCCTTTCTTCGCAAACAATCGGCGAAAAGCAACTTTAAAGTTTCCTCTCAGAACTTGTAAAAACTCCCATAAACAGAAGGGAGGCATTATAACTAATGTAACAATTCCATTTGGCTTTAATAAAGGGGCAAACGATGCCAGTACTTTATCGAGCTGATTGGTACAATTTAATCCTCCAAAGTTTGAAAATATTGCATCAAAAGGACCTTTAGTAGTCAAGCTAGCCAATTCTAAAAATGAAATTTGCTCATGAGTAATTGATTTGATTAAGTGTAAAGCGGAAACTTTTTGTTTTAACTGGCGTAACATCCCTTCTGAAATATCAGTAGCATGGACTAAATAGCCTTTTCGGGCAAAATGAA
This window harbors:
- a CDS encoding B12-binding domain-containing radical SAM protein, producing the protein METKHKIILFNPLVTKYKARIPLSILQVAASIYGKHEFVIIDGNREDDPWKKIKTLLDTGEFKYFGCTVMPGPQLRQAIPFTKKIKLEYPHIITIWGGYFASNQYQVCMESGYIDYIVNGIGDLAFPALLDTLEKSLDLRTINNLIFKENDKAIKTRKITSIDMDSLQTLPYHELDKFYPIRSYFGRTYLGKKTTLYHSSFGCPFTCSFCGIVPIFEARWKGESAERLYQNVKYLKDKYGIDSVEFCDNNFFVSERRIIAFCKLIETENITWWGEARIDTLDKFSDETLAYMSKAGCRMIFLGAETGNEEMLKAIDKGGTQNAAQMISFAERLGQFNIIPEYSFVLGFPAETPDQVMAMINEDIEFIKQVKKANPLTEIIIYVYSPVLTEGSELYEKVKATGFQFPEKLEDWLAQEWKGFDLRKNPLTPWLTSKMIDKIRDFEVVLNARYPTVQDIKLSNLQRKMVSLLSKARYNTNFFYFPYELKLLQRFWLKYRQPEQEGATMV
- a CDS encoding class I SAM-dependent methyltransferase, with the translated sequence MVNQEAKMAFDKQSASFDETYANNVIVTYKREATRSHFERHIKSGYKILELNAGTGQDSIHFARKGYLVHATDISEGMLRQLKQKVSALHLIKSITHEQISFLELASLTTKGPFDAIFSNFGGLNCTNQLDKVLASFAPLLKPNGIVTLVIMPPFCLWEFLQVLRGNFKVAFRRLFAKKGAKAHIEGVHFLCWYYRPSFVIKNLKNNFDLLSIEGICTIVPPSYMETFPNAYSKLWKTLKFLEDKYRGIFPFKYMGDYYIITFRKKEF
- a CDS encoding glycosyltransferase family 9 protein, producing the protein MYQVVQTKKWKKERSPKRILVIRLQATGDVIITLPFVQLLKNEHPTSQIDFLTRETQVSIIENLVAVTNVISFTNSHKRWKQLLALIIILPRLLVNRYDVVLDLQVNRYSRIIRQLLFPTAFSEFEKYTPLPAVERNWKAVERSGLVKNFAHPILSFINNNTGGIILKENGWNQPKDLIILNPAGAFKSRNWPLAYYVSFARIWIRKYPDSQFLILGINRIELKASSLKKELGDKMINLVSKTSLPEAFEIIEKSTLVISEDSGLMHIAWALKIPTIALIGSTDKNRSSQPGKHLVTLNSDDLPCGNCMKSDCIFGEIPSCLSRYSPEMILDLSEKLLKRQ
- a CDS encoding glycosyltransferase family 4 protein, which produces MNKKRIAIIIYGGVGVGIGLEGVVCLVKLCEQLSNEFDLTVFSLVKVDSSYQPIGYQLIGTPYNDQKGIVWRFLYVGKRLIQLHFKKKYSLIHAFWAYPAGLLALFLGKILRLKTIITFMGGEVANIPSIGYGLYQSKFKKLIVQLIAKKVDVVVSLTQHHAQKLNENISFKRMEVISFGVNLSKFPALDKQLVPPYRFLYLGNINKVKDLPVLIKTFQLINENVEASLDIVGLDTLNGEIQRIVNQLNLTNKIHVHGYYPNNQLSFFLSKSHILLHTSRWESQAVVVNEALAAGVVVCGTKVGLIDDLANKITIAAPVGDADLLSKQILDLLENRQKYEELKANGIAWSAKHGLQIQSQKYNNLYNSLLNS
- a CDS encoding class I SAM-dependent methyltransferase, whose amino-acid sequence is MNKLLEIIQNLDHKITAEGVFLLSGYKPEYTHELPYLAVRAKENRLLSDEIVKDLPNVPIDFPHFREWSLRKQTANSFCVSVAAEKKPLTILDLGCGNGWFSAKLASIPKIDVLGLDLNMPELQQAQKNFGNSNLLFCYGDIFTELFRTECFDKIVLNSSIQYFHSIRQLFNNLFKLLKPTGEIHILDSPFYEIGEVVNAKNRSLEYYQLIGYPDMANYYFHHTYQDLLPYFPIIKKSKPSLWDRVLGMPASPFKWIVIEKPL
- a CDS encoding methyltransferase, with the protein product MIYLRKIYKNLGNWVLIPVTKYYLSKERKIKINGLRLVIPSGVFHPTLFSSTKILLGFIERQSIKNLKTLELGAGSGLLSISMARCSALTTASDISKLACDTVKKNAHLNSALIEVIHSDLFENMANRKFDLILINPPYYPKDPKNDTEKAWFCGRNFEYFSKLFSQMTNFLESDGCAIMVLSEDCDIGRINQLAIKGGYSWQKILEKKDKGEWYFLFKLSVLTYERD